The uncultured Methanoregula sp. genomic sequence ATGGAGTATTCACGGGAACCGGAACGGTTGTTGTCGGGAGATACGTAGCACTTGGTGCCCGGGAGGTAACCGGGGCGGGAGTGGGAGTTGAGGGAGGCTGCTGTGCCGGGGCCGGCTGGGAGCAGCCTGCGGCAATTGCGAGCATTGCAACAATAACGAGAATTACGATGGCATGTTTCATACTGTAATCTCGGTGATGGAATAATTAAACATATTGTGGATTCATCCTGCAGGAAGTACCGTATCCGCCTTTTCAGGACAGCCTGTCCATATCATGCTTGGATTTCCCGGTAGCGCCTTCTCCTCCGGTGGACAGGGAAAGATCCCTGATACGGTCCATATATTCATCGATGTGATAATAATCAGCCAGGATCATCTCACGGTAGAGCGGGAGCGGGAGCAGCCGGGCAAATTTCCCGGGTTCCTGACGGGGCATGGGCAGAGCTGCACCTGTCGCGGACCGTGAGAGCGTTCTGAGTTCCAGAATCGCGGATAAAACCCTGTTTGTGGCCCCCTCGCCACTTCCCGCCTGCAACACTCTCACAGAAAAATCGCTGTACCGCACCTGTACCTGTCCGCCAAGTTCCCGTTTTAAAAGGATTGAGAGCACCTGGTTGAACCTGCTGCCCTGAAGGGAGTAGATGATCACTTCCCTTCTCCTGTCCGTTATCCGCTCACAGATGGTGAGACCTGTCTCTCCTGTACCCTGTGGCATGTGTCCTGACACCTGCTTAAGAATGTCCTGTTCCGGTTCTGCGAGGGGCAGGTGTGATCCCCCCCTGGCCAGAATTTTCTGAATCATCCGGCAGATGAGCGGGGAGTATCCCTCTTCGGTGCCTCCGCCCGTCCAGAAGATGCGGGAAGATCCTGTCTCTCCCGGCACGACAACGATAAGATTGTGCCCCTCATCGCGCTTGACCACCGACCAGGATCGGCCTCCAAGCGAGAGTCCGCCGGAATCATGGCTCCGGATAAACCGTGCGTCAAGATTTCCGATGACATCTCCTTCGGGAGTCACAGCCCGGTACTCTCCCCCGCTGCTGATCACCGAGTAGAGATCCTTCCAGTTGGACCGGCCGAAGATCCGCTCGGCTTCGTTTCCCGGCATCAGCAGTTCACCATCAGATGTGAGATAACCTTCCGTCATGAGATGGGAGATGAGGTCGTTCAGCTCGTGTTCACCGATTGAAGAAAAGACCGGGTGCGAGAGCAGTTCCATCTCCAGTTGCCGGCGGCCCGCAGATTTTCGGTGGTGCAGGTACAGGAAGAGCTGCTGGAGGAGAACCGGGTATGGCTTTTTTTGGGGTATGAGGTTCTCTGTCACCTTCCCCATGGCGCATTCGATGATGGCGCAACTGCAGAGAAGCTCGCAGGGATTT encodes the following:
- a CDS encoding DEAD/DEAH box helicase; translated protein: MSSIFSRLHESLQQVLAQRLDWTELREVQERTYAAVAAGNDTLVIAPTAGGKSEAALIPVMDDLLKHGRTGVVCLYIAPLKALINDQEERFSAFCIPTSLSVMKWHGDVSRGERSWKDGEPPHFLMITPESLEVLFHEKTLSPSLRQVRYIIVDELHAFVETERGVHLKVLLDRMDRIAQRKIQRIGLSATTGNPDEVLRWLSDSRHGETLVSVPSAPQEKEFRFIIEPEENKRIEALVRIVTGKKALVFVNSRSVAEYLAQSLVGRIKNLRIHHSSLSTATRRSAEEAFSAEGGACIICTSTLELGIDIGDLDIVVQVSPPTTVSSFLQRMGRSGRRGKAANVAWILKNPCELLCSCAIIECAMGKVTENLIPQKKPYPVLLQQLFLYLHHRKSAGRRQLEMELLSHPVFSSIGEHELNDLISHLMTEGYLTSDGELLMPGNEAERIFGRSNWKDLYSVISSGGEYRAVTPEGDVIGNLDARFIRSHDSGGLSLGGRSWSVVKRDEGHNLIVVVPGETGSSRIFWTGGGTEEGYSPLICRMIQKILARGGSHLPLAEPEQDILKQVSGHMPQGTGETGLTICERITDRRREVIIYSLQGSRFNQVLSILLKRELGGQVQVRYSDFSVRVLQAGSGEGATNRVLSAILELRTLSRSATGAALPMPRQEPGKFARLLPLPLYREMILADYYHIDEYMDRIRDLSLSTGGEGATGKSKHDMDRLS